A single Thermofilaceae archaeon DNA region contains:
- a CDS encoding SagB/ThcOx family dehydrogenase — MRLRLVYLAAAVAAAVAVAAILLYRGGEAPVGEAVVVGEEVLLPLPRVKTEMRVEEALLHRKSIREWRDEPLDVEDLALLLWAAQGVTEHAGWDWYRRTAPSAGATYPLEVYVVIGEKGVRSGSGYLEAGVYRYNPFRHSLTLVRRGDARRELWEASWRQDWVRDAPVSIVICAVYERTTSRYGERGVRYVILEAGHVGQNIYLMATALNLGTVAIGAFDDAAVARAISARAGEAPLYVYPVGVPRELYRGSFDEVRRLIEGMRRG, encoded by the coding sequence ATGCGGCTCAGGCTCGTCTACCTGGCAGCTGCCGTGGCAGCCGCGGTAGCGGTGGCGGCAATCCTGTTATACCGTGGGGGTGAGGCGCCGGTGGGGGAGGCCGTCGTGGTTGGTGAGGAGGTTCTGCTCCCTCTCCCTAGAGTGAAGACCGAGATGAGAGTGGAGGAAGCGCTGCTGCACAGGAAGAGCATCAGGGAGTGGAGGGACGAGCCGCTGGATGTTGAGGATCTCGCCCTCCTGCTCTGGGCCGCTCAGGGCGTAACGGAGCACGCGGGCTGGGACTGGTACCGCAGGACGGCGCCCAGCGCCGGAGCAACGTACCCGCTGGAGGTCTACGTCGTCATCGGCGAGAAGGGGGTTAGGAGCGGGAGCGGCTACCTGGAGGCGGGCGTCTACAGGTACAACCCCTTCCGCCACTCCTTGACGCTCGTCAGGAGAGGGGATGCGCGCCGCGAGCTCTGGGAAGCCTCTTGGCGCCAGGACTGGGTTAGGGATGCGCCCGTCTCTATCGTGATCTGCGCGGTTTACGAGAGGACGACGAGTAGGTACGGCGAGCGGGGCGTCAGGTACGTGATCCTCGAGGCCGGCCACGTGGGCCAAAACATCTACCTGATGGCGACAGCACTCAACCTCGGTACGGTGGCGATCGGCGCATTCGACGACGCTGCCGTAGCGAGAGCGATCAGCGCGCGGGCGGGCGAAGCCCCGCTCTACGTCTACCCCGTCGGCGTGCCGAGAGAGCTCTACCGGGGCAGCTTCGATGAGGTGAGGAGGCTGATCGAGGGGATGCGGCGTGGATAG
- a CDS encoding sugar phosphate isomerase/epimerase family protein: MKLSVQENLLPGESLAEKLAAAERLGFDGVEFWGHDIERRLPELKQALSTVRVKASTICSGYGGDLLGASWEERRRAVEDIKVRLRAAAELGAVGVIVVPTFGGPKLPDLRPLYPSFWHLERELLVAELKELGKYAEEVGSYVLLEPLNRYETHFLNRLEQAVEIIEAVGSPGVAMMADFFHMNIEEADVAASLRMAAKHLKHIHLADSNRWLPGFGHTDFLRPFRALKEVGYAYYMALECHVPEPRTANLEKAVQLLRRLISEA, from the coding sequence GTGAAGCTCTCAGTTCAGGAGAACCTGCTCCCCGGCGAATCGCTGGCCGAAAAGCTGGCTGCAGCCGAGCGCTTGGGATTCGACGGTGTCGAGTTCTGGGGCCACGACATCGAGAGGCGCCTGCCCGAGCTCAAGCAGGCCCTATCAACGGTGAGGGTCAAGGCTTCAACGATCTGCAGCGGCTACGGCGGCGACCTGCTGGGGGCGAGCTGGGAGGAGAGGAGGAGGGCTGTGGAGGACATCAAGGTGCGCCTGCGGGCGGCAGCCGAGCTAGGCGCGGTGGGCGTCATCGTCGTCCCCACCTTCGGTGGCCCGAAGCTACCCGACCTAAGGCCCCTCTACCCGAGCTTTTGGCACTTGGAGAGGGAGCTTCTCGTCGCAGAGCTCAAGGAGCTGGGCAAGTACGCCGAGGAGGTGGGGTCGTACGTGCTGCTCGAGCCGTTAAACAGGTATGAGACCCACTTCCTGAACCGCTTGGAGCAAGCCGTCGAGATCATCGAGGCGGTGGGCTCGCCGGGCGTCGCAATGATGGCCGACTTCTTCCACATGAACATCGAGGAAGCCGACGTTGCGGCCTCGCTCAGGATGGCTGCGAAGCACTTGAAGCACATCCACCTAGCCGATAGCAACCGCTGGCTTCCAGGCTTCGGACATACCGACTTTCTCCGCCCCTTCAGAGCGCTGAAGGAGGTCGGGTACGCCTACTACATGGCTCTCGAGTGCCACGTCCCGGAGCCTAGGACGGCAAACCTGGAGAAGGCCGTACAGCTGCTCCGCAGGCTGATCTCCGAAGCCTAG
- a CDS encoding PadR family transcriptional regulator produces MSAPLARLKRKTSVENLWLYVLAELCRGDVYPYELVKAIERDFGFRPGKVLPYVVLSKLEDEGFVESYQVERRKYYRATEEGRKLLIEGVNYLRSLADKLMDVAGLDRSQ; encoded by the coding sequence GTGAGCGCCCCCCTCGCTAGGCTGAAGCGGAAGACGAGCGTTGAGAACCTGTGGCTCTACGTGCTAGCGGAGTTATGCAGGGGCGATGTATACCCCTACGAGCTCGTCAAGGCGATCGAGAGGGACTTCGGCTTCAGGCCGGGCAAGGTGCTCCCCTACGTGGTCCTCAGCAAGCTCGAGGATGAGGGGTTTGTTGAAAGCTACCAGGTGGAGAGGAGGAAGTACTACAGGGCGACGGAGGAGGGGAGGAAGCTTCTCATTGAGGGCGTCAACTACCTGAGGTCTCTAGCGGACAAGCTCATGGACGTGGCGGGCCTCGACCGAAGCCAGTGA